The sequence TGCTGCAGTGGATCGACACGCTCATCGCCGACGTGCTCAACCGCCCCCTGCCCGTACCCGGATTGGGCATTCTCCTCGCCCTGGTCGGCATCACCCTTGTGGGCTACCTCGCCTCCAACTGGGTCGGCCAGCGCCTCGTCAACCTCATCGACCGCGTCGTCCGCCGCATTCCCCTCATTCGCTTGGTGTATACGCTGATCAAGGACACCATCGAGTCGCTCCTCGGCGAGCGCAAGTCGTTCCAGCAGGTAGCCATCGTGCGCATTCCCGGCACGTCGATGAAGCTGGTCGGCTTCGTCACGGCAAAGGAAATCCGCGAGCTCGGCGACGTGGGGAAGGATCACGTGGCCGTCTACATCCTGCAGTCCATGCAGTGGGCTGGCCATACGGTCCTTGTCCCCAAGGAAGACGTGGAGATCGTCGACATCCCCGTGGAAGAGGCGCTGAAATTCGTGGTCAGCGCCGGGATTTCCTCGAAATGACAGGGCGCGCTCACGAGATGGACCACCCCAGGTACCAGGCGATCAGCGCGTCGCCCCACAGGTAGGCGATCAGGCTTCCCGC comes from Calditerricola satsumensis and encodes:
- a CDS encoding DUF502 domain-containing protein, which translates into the protein MKRLVKFFVYGLITLLPITLTVFLVTEVLQWIDTLIADVLNRPLPVPGLGILLALVGITLVGYLASNWVGQRLVNLIDRVVRRIPLIRLVYTLIKDTIESLLGERKSFQQVAIVRIPGTSMKLVGFVTAKEIRELGDVGKDHVAVYILQSMQWAGHTVLVPKEDVEIVDIPVEEALKFVVSAGISSK